From Antechinus flavipes isolate AdamAnt ecotype Samford, QLD, Australia chromosome 1, AdamAnt_v2, whole genome shotgun sequence:
GTTATGGTTAATCGTCATATCCCAAAACTTAGAGGGAAGGTAATATATTTGAACTCACAGGGAGGATGGTACTGCTTCAGAAAGGAGGTGTCCTAGAACAGGAAGAAACGTTTAGGGGAGAAATAAGATTTGACACTAGTTCCAAAAGAGGATTTTCCTTTGTGTttggaaaaaaatcttcctaCCACACAAAACCAGGGAGCAGAGAACATTTGGACTGAAGCACTTGGCACACCACTATTTAGGCAAGAGCAGTAGATTTTTTGCTGTTGGATTCTGGGTTAGAATGGAAATTACAGGGCTGGTCCTGATGGTCAGGAGGAGCTGACCACATAGGATAACTCATAGGTTAACTCACTTCACAGATCCACCATGCCTTGAGAGTCTGAATGCTGAAGTCAAGGTAGATTCAGAGTGTTAGGGAGTGAAAAATCTCAATGGCAGGAGAGATAGAGGGGAAGACTCAGCAATGACCTTAGAAGGCCATTGAATTCAACTACTTTTGTCTTATAAAGGTATAGATCAAGGctattttttttacatgatcctggtatataggtatacaaaccaaaaATTTCCTGATAATTTTGAGACTCCCACATTGTTAGAGCCCTCATATAGGGTCTTGCTTGCTGAAGATTGCACAAAAGATATTTTACAGAGATAGGGATCCGAACCTAACTCCAGATGTCCAGTGTACTTTCCATTAATCTTGGGGTCACAGACACATATAGCCCTTCTTTAAGACTTCTCCCAATATACAGTGCAGGTTGAAGCTAACGTGGTCACGTGGGAGGACATAACATTTCTAATTGCATTTTCCCCTGAGCCAGTAGGCTTCACTATGTTGCCTGTGGTATGCTGATGGCCAATGAATGTCCTTGTGAATGCTATTTGACATTCTGAAAGGTCAAGTGTAGGGTGGGGACCAAACTAGAGATTTCCTGTTTCATTAATTTTGAGAAATAGCTCATTTAATCCCCTAGACCAATACTGAGCCAGGGCCAGTTTGTGCTTGCCTCCACTTTCTATCATATGGCTTGGTAGCATGAGAGGCAGCTATTTGGTAACCCAGTTCTTGTGTGTCTGCGAGTTTAGGGAAATCCTCAGATTTCCAGGTGTCAGTCATATTGGAGCCTTCTCCAAATAGAAAGAACTTGCAGCTGTCACAAATGATTTCTCTACTCagttcatttagtccaacccatacCCACAAAGAAAGGAGTCTGTGGTATGTTCTACCCAGCCTGTTTGGAGACCTTCACTTTGAAGGAACTCATTTCCCAAAGCAGCCCATTTTTTTCTAAGTTCTCCCTGACATTAAACAGCCAAAATTGTGCTTCTGAAACTTGCAACCTTGTTCCTGATTCTACAgaagcccttcaaatacttgaagaaccCAGACACAGTTCTCTTGTTCCCCATGAGTTTTCAAGACCCTTTACCATTCTGGTGAAGCTGCTCCTCAGCTTCTCAATGGTCTTTTAAAGTGTGGCTTTCGGAACTAACTGAACTTAATATTTCACATAGGGTGTGACTCAAGGCAAATCCTCATTGTACAGTCATGaactcttctttctctcagaatccaaAAAGCTTCCTTACATCCTCTCAAGACCTCttcacatttcatttttcagttttatctgacttgacttttcatgatccccttttcttgcaaagatactagactggGTGACCATTTCCTTTTATGgatcattttactgttgaggaactGGGACAAAGAGGGCTTTGTCataaagtgacttgtgcagggacacacagtgtctgaggctgaatggtgggaactcaggaagttgagtctcCCTGACACTAGCTGGATGATCTGCTTTATTCATTTTGCCACCTGACTGCCCTACCTTAATCCTTACTCAGTGCTTACTCCTATTGCACTATATACCATTGGTTTTTGGCATTTAGTGCCAATATAAAGTTGCACAAATGTTTTATGAGCTCATACTTTGTCTCCAGAGGGTAAATTCTTTATCTCTACAAAGTGTCATAATTGGTGATAAATCACCCTCTAATCTCTATGCATAGTTCAACAAATCACAAAAAGTAGTCATTCAACCCTTCGCAGCTTCATCTTCCtgtctttttctaccttttcttcttttgcctCTCAAATAGCAGTATTCTTCCACACTGAATCAGAGCCTAAGGCCTCTCTAAAGACACAAACTATGTATCTGGTCCAGCTTAAGGGCTCCTATCCACTCTCCTTGTAAAAGGTATTCTCCAACTCAGTTGTATCATTTGTGAGTAAACGAAGGTTTTCTCTCAGCAAGGGATAACACTCATCCCCATAGCCTCAAATGAGACGCTGTCTGCGTCAGGGTTTGACCGACCCTGGGCTGTGTGGGGCAGACGTGCTGCTTCACTGGGGTCTGTTGTCTCCGATTCCCCAGCAACCTGTCTCTCATCTTAAGTCCGGCCCCTTGCTCCACCCACTCCTCCTGGCCCTGCCTTGCAGCCCTGGACACCCCACACTCACACAGAGGCCAGAGCCTGACTGGGAAGGCTCTTTTCTGGTCCAGGGCCATGGCCAGCTCTGCCTTCCCCCCAGGGCTACCACCCCAGGTTCCTTATTACATCCCAGGGTAAGTAGGTTCTCTCCACTAAGAACTCCTTCAGAAGATGATGTGGTGGATTGGGGAGGGAGTTGAGAATGATGTGGGGGTGGTTAACCAAACTGGCGATATCAGGTCTAGAAGACAAGCTGGGATGAAAGGACTGGGGGTGTAGGGACAGTGTGGCAGGAAAATTGTGATGGCAATCTCCTGGCCCCTATTCCCAGTGGTGTGTTATCATCTCCTTGGTAACAGCTGGAGAACATGGCCACTggactgaaaacaaaaaaaacgAAAACCCCAACACGCCCACCTGTCCCTTGTAAGATAAAGAACAGTTGGGACATACCTATTGAAAAAGGAGTGGTGTTGTGTAATGGGGGATATCCGATACATGTAGGGATCATCAGCAAAGTACATTTGCCACAAGTGTATGGGGGATATAACGGGAAGGGGGACTGAGTGCATGAATCCTATACCATAGGTATACTGGACACTGCCCACAGCTTGGGTTCAGCCTGGGGAAGACCTACGGACAACTGACCGCACAGCTGCTGCTGTCTGGCCCCTCTGACCTAGCCTGGCCCCCTGCCCATCGCATGCTTCTGCCCCCAATTAAGCATTCTTGCCATGGATATGAGAGGATCAAGTCCAATATGATCCCAGGGTACACAGGTAAACTATCTCAAAGGCATATCTGATACCCAGGTATCCCCTGGGGGGAAATGACACATGATAGCCATTCCTCCCCATTGCACACCCCAAGGAAATAGGCACGTGCCCTCAATATTATTAGCATGCCTTGAAAGGGCattcacttcttccttttccctgggGATGCTGGGACTCCCTAATCATCTCCTTCAATATGACCTTCCAGGCTTTGTGCCCCGGTCTCAGCACATCTTTGCTAAGAGATGCACCCAGGTCTGGGCTGAAGCTTTGAGGGACTTTACTAGCCATCTAGGTACAGGGTATAAAGAACTGCTGGAGGCTGAGAAGAAAGAACTGGAGCCTAAGGCAGAGGATGAGAAGGAATCAGAGAAGCATCTGAAGCTAGAACTGCAGTCAGAGCAAAAACCAAAGGTGAGGGACTCTGACCAAAAGGCTGGGAGATCGACAAGGGTGGcaaggggaggggggagtgggGCTTCATTTCTTACTTTCTTGTGGGAAGCTGCCCAAGGATCTTTGCTCCCCATGAACCTAAGGAGTGTGTATAACTTATGTGTGTCACGGGCTAGATACTCTGATCACTGTCCCCAATCTCCTTTGGTGTCCCCTCAGGCCTCTCCCTATTCCATGGATGACAGAGATCCTGAGAAGTTCTTCATCTCAGGTGAAGAATGGGTACGGTAAGGGGTGAAgcgggagggagaagagaagagagccctTCTCATAATATCTAGACAATAAACgttcctttctttcctcacaGGGTTTACTGGATTTGTGCCCCGAGCCCGTTTTCATTTTGGCTCTAGTTTTCCTGTCCTCACCAATCAGGCTCTGCAGGAATTTGGGCAGATGTGCCCAGGGGCCCGGGGCCAGAGGGACCAAAAGCATATTCCCAGTCTTTCCAGGACCTACTTAAAGAATTTAGGCATGGTGCCCTGTTATAGGGATTATGGATCAGGTGAGACCTGGAATGGAAATCTGAATCAGACTGGGGAGAAAGGGGAATACTTTGGGGAGCCAGAGGGACAGGATGACAAAGGTCCTAAAAGCAAGTTGGAGCTGCTCTAAAATACCAGATGAGGTGGATGGCCTATCAGCTCCACAAGGAGTTAAAAACCATCTGATCTTGAAAATCTAGTCCAATCTGAGACACCAAAAGATTTTACTGAAGATCCAATGACTGATCTGAGATAGGTTCTTCAAGATTTAAAGTCCTAGGCAGAGCCTTATTGAGAAACACGTCCAACACGTGTCCAAAATCTCTCCATTTTGTGTGTCTGCTCTGTATGACAGCTTTCCTTGGCTAAGTTTCAGTGTGCTCACACTTATGGGACTCCCATGAGGTTCTGGGCCTCAAACTTTTAGAAGCAGTTCTAAAATTCCTCTTTCCCTACATTCTGATTGGGGAGAGATGGGGGAGGAGCAGGGACAGAGGCTGAGCACCTTTTTTATTAATatgcataataaataaataataaataaacattggCCCAGGCCCTCCCCCCATATGGCCAGGGTGTTGGCAATAGCCTATTTACAGCTGGGGGGGCCTGGGAGGGGCTGGCCCCCAATACTGTTACTCTCCCCTCTTCACAGCACTGCCCAGCCCAGTGCCCCCATGGCACAATCCCTCTCTTGTACCCTAGCCTCACAGCTGGGTACTTAGCCAATTGTGAGGCTAGGATACGTCTCGGCATCCCAGGGCCTAGTCCTCTTAGAGCGTGGGCATGGTGGTGGGTTGTGAGTGGTGAGTGGTGGGGCTAAGGTCACTGGGACAGCTATGAGGGATTAATGGATACAGAGCAGATGGGGAGGGCAGGCATGGGGAGACAGGCATGGCTCTTCAGCTCCCATCAGGCTGGGGGGAGCCAAGTCTGTGGCCCATCCTGGGCTCTGGGTCCCTAGGGAAAGTGAAGGTGCCTGGAGGGCTCCAGCATGCACAGGGGCCTCAATCTTGAGTACCCCTGGGGGTAAAGGTTGGGGTGGGAGCCGGTGTCACATAGGCGAGGGGCACCAGGCCAGTGTCGGAACCTCTGCCGCACCTAAGCCAATCACCCCCAGCCGGTCCTAGCACCCGCAGGACGTCCCCCTTGCAGAAGCTCAGTTGCCCAGGCCCTGTGGCCAAATGGTGGCAGAGTGCCTGCACCTCgctggagagaaaaagaaacagaagtcaAATCCACTGGAACCAACGGCCCTTTCATCCATCCCCactcccacctcttcccctgcTCACCAGGGCAAGTTAGGGGGCAAGTCCAGGGCAGGCGGTTCTTCAGGGCCATCCCTCGATTCTGACTCTCGGCGGGCACCTACCGTCTGCGCTACCAGCTGGAACACTGACTTGTCTAGGCTTAGCCAGTCTGAGGGCagcctggggggagggaggacaaTTTGTGTTAGCAAGGGGTCAGGACTCTACCAAAGTTCCTTTGAGTTTGCCTCGTCCCTTCCCCTTGTGTCCTGTAACTGCTCTTACCTATTGAGTGGCCGTGCTTCTCGCTGGGTCTTCCGAGAGCCGAACAGGTGTCCCCACTTGATACCTCCAGTAGTGGACTCCTGCTGGGTCCCCTCTTCACTGCTTCCCTGGGGGGCTACAGGCCCTTCACGCTCCCGGCTTCGCCTCAGCTCAGCTAACACAGAGTCTGGGGGGCTCCCCATCCAGAAAGGCCAACCCCTCTCCCGGCTGGGAGCTTCCTCAGCAGTGGGACAGGCTTCAGCCCCTTCCACCACACCTTCTCGGGGAGGTGGAGCCTGGGAGCCCCCTGCTACTTTCTTCTTTTCACTGCTCCGGGGAAATCTGGAGCCTTCACCAGTGCCATCAATATAGACCTGGGAGCTCTGCATGAGCTGGTACCACCAGCCAGCCTGCCCATTTCGTGCCCGCCCACCCTGCCCTGCGCCTGCTTGTACTTCTGCTACAGTTGCCGccaccttctcttcttcttcccctcctgcTGGAGCACCCACCCCTTTCACCCGCTCCCCTGGGGCTGCCCCATCGGTGCCCCCATGGCCCTCCTGTTCCCGGGCACGTGCCAGCTGCAGAGTGGAGTGGGCTGAGAGAAGCAGTCCCTGGGATACTCGGAGCAGCTCCTTCTGCTGTTGCTGTTGCCGGCCATTCTGAAGGAGCCGATGCTGGAACAGCAGGTCAAGGTTGAAGGGCAGCAGTGCCAGAggttgcagcagcagcagcagctcttCAAACAATCCTGGGCACACAGTGTGAGCTGCACTCAGGAAACCCCATGGCTGGTAATGAGCTTGAATGATATCTGTAAGGAGAGGGAAGAATAGGGAAGGCAAAGGCAATCAAAATAAGACTTGGGTTAAGAAATAGGGGAAGCATAAACCACGGCATAGGAGACTTGGAGGAAAGAACACTAgttctccctctcccctagatagcactCCCCCTCCCCTACAGGCCCTGCCATGGTTCTGAAGAGTCACAGCTTTAAAAAGTGTTGGGCTTGTGGCTAGAGAACATGGAACAGTCTCTGCTTGAGGCTGCTTGGCAATAAAGGCTACAGTGCAGTCTAAAGTTTTGAGGTGATGGGCATTTTGCAAGGGATGGGACAGTATTACCTTCATGGTTGTAAAGATGATTGAACCAGAACTCCAGGGAACGAATGCTGAAGGGAGATAAGAGTAGAGGTTTGAGCACTCTAATTGTTCAGAGGGTGTTCTAAAAGACTGCTGGTGAATGGTGAGGGCTGAGGAGCACCAAGATCATGAGACATTAAGCCACTTAAGAGCAAGGAGAGTAGTTATGAACAGGATAATGTGAATGACATgtgaataaatgaaggaatatgGCAACCCAGTGATCCAAGAGCCCAACTACAACAAACATAGGACTTAAAGTACTAGATCTTAGGTGGGGATTGAGCTCAGATACATATGAGGGACACTCTATCATATTTATTCCTCCCTACTCCATTATAAGGCTCTAAGAAATGAGCAGATTTTAGTAACTATATTTGAATCTGATTTTGTGTGTGCAGCAGAATGATGATTGTTTTTAAAAGACTTGTTCAACTTATGTTCAAACTTGTAGCTTGCTGAAAGCAATTGCTTGGGAAGCTTTTCCTAGcttgggaggaggaaggaaaaaaaatgtgaatgttgaaaatttcatctttgcatttatttggaaaaataaatacttgcaTTCCTCAACTCTGTGGCTCATGAGGGAAGGAGTATGGAATTCATTATGGGGTCTATCCAGGAATTCTCATATTCAGAAGTGGTAGGGGTGGTCTGGATTCACATACTTAAGGTGTTTATGAACCCAGGGTGTGCCCGTGTACTTACTTGAGAAGGCCAAGAATGAAGGCATTGAAGCGCATAGTATGACTAGTAAGCTCTGGGAACTGGCTGACCTTGTTGTAGAGGCCATGCAGAATTTTGGTGGATGGGCCTGAGGGGAATGAAGTGTTTGGTCTCAAAATTTAACTCCCAAATCTAGCCatttccctccccacctctgtTTCTCCTTCAAGCTCCTCCACTCCCCTGCCCCATACCAAGTTGTGTGGAAGCTTCAACCACACTCCAGGGCATGTTTTTGCGCTGCCCAATGATGACATCTAGCACGAAGGCCTTGAGCCCATCACCCAGCACAGCCTGAACGGCTGGACATAGGTACTTCAGCACTAGGTGACCCACATTGGGGCTTACAGAGCTGTTTCCCAGCTTGgcctaagaaaaaaataacagtaagGAGGTGTGAAGACATAGGGGCACAAGAGATTTTGAGGCTCTTTCAATTGTTCCCATTAGTTTTTTCTATACCTTAACTCCAGGATCCCTGCTTGTGCCAAAATGTGCCACAATGAGATCCACAGCAGTATTAACATCCTTCACCAGTCCTGGAGAAAAGATTATGGTTATAATGATGGAGACCCCCAAACACAGTAACTTGGCTTTCAACATTGTCCAAGAACAGTCACCATAAGGATAAACTTTGGAGATGATCTAGGGGGCTTGTGGAAAGACAAGAATTTCTTCTGTTTAAGATGGAAGTAAGGTGTGTTATTGACAACAATGCCTCTGGCTCAAGTGGGGGCAAGGATGGGGGTAGGTTCCCACCTTTCTTTTGTAGCAGATCAATTGAGACAGCTTCTGTGTTGCCATCTGGAGACAGACAGAACTCAGCCGGTGGCTTCTCAGCCAAGGAGAAGGGGTCAGAGAAGTCAGCATGACTCAATGGCAACTGCTTCACTGCTTGACCTGAAAGGAGGATGGGAGAGACAACCAACTCTTAGCTATAATTTTTTGATCCCAGACCTGATGCTGACTTGCACCTATTTACTCCCCCCAACCTTTATCTCACAATAAGTAGACTTATTCCTCTTGTTCCTTCCATGGGGAATGTGTCATATGAAATTTGTGCTCCTGGGACTGGCTTGCCAGCCTCATCTCCTGCCTCCTCCTCTCAGGCTTTCAACTACAAAATCCACACACACCTCCTCCTCATTGGTGCATGTACCATTTAGGCGGCACTGCAAGTGACCTGCAGCACTGAGGGGTCCAGGGAACTCAAATAGAGGATTTCTCCGGGCCAGTCGAGTCTCTTGGGGCCTCCGATCCAGGCTTCCCCCAAGCCCTGGTGGCCCTAGTGGGTTCTTTCGTCTGTATTCTCGCCACTTGAGAGCTTGAGGGGATAGGTGGTTGGCTGTGGCACGgtagaatgagagaagaaaagttaGTTACAGTTACCAGCATTTTTCATTCCCTGGATTGTTGTCCCATGGACCCCGTGGAGCTCTAGGGTGGGAAAGCCCCATGGAGATATCCCTCAAAGGACCACCCAAGGGCAAAGAGCTATTCCCCATTTGCTAAGAAGGGTTGGGGTTGTTCGCATAGGGTATGTTGGGAGTATAGGCATTGCTGGGGGAGGTTGGAGACGCATGCTTAGTACCCTTACTAAGCCGGGATGTAATGTTGCCCTCACCACCTCCCCGGGCTAGACTTTCAGCTCTGCTCAGGCTAGGTCCTGTGGGACCCAGGTGGGACAGGTTGCCTGCCCCATGGAGTCGATACTCAGAGAGTAATGGGCTGGGCTCTGGTGGTAGCCTCTCTGGGGCCTCCAGCTGGGGGGTGGGGCCAGGCATCAGGGCCTGCCGGACAGGGATCAGATTGGCTGCAGCAGGGCAGGAGCGGCTTCGTGGTGGGGGGCCATCCACAGTGTGCTCAGGGGGAGAACCGGAGGCAGAGGAAGAGTTGGTGCTGGTCCCAAAGGGGCCTGAACTTCGGATGGGAGAATAGCTTCCCAGAGGGGATGGCCGAGAGGTGTCTGGGTCAGGTGCAGCCTTTCTGGTGCTTTCTTCAGAGAGGGAAGCAGCTCCATCCACTGTTCGGGGAGCAGGAGCAGTCGCCTGTGCTGAAGGGGCCAGGACAGAGCCCTGGGAGGTGGCAGCAAGCAGGACAGGTGCCTGTGAACGATTGCTGCCAGAGAGGCCGTAGAGTTGGGAGAGGCCGTGTAAAGCCCTGGTCTTGGGCAACTGTTTAGGGAAATGGTGCTGGAACACAAAAGGCTGGATGGGCAGGGTGGTTGGTCGCTGTTCCTTGCTGTAACGAAGGACTGGCCGATTTTCAGCACTGCCCCCTgtagagagaagggaaataaaaatatgagactaaaaaggaaaaaaaaaaaaggtgatgagGCAAGGATAGAAAATGAAAACTAGTGGACAATGGGAGTTATCACTAGGCTCTGAAAAGATGGGAGAAAATTGATAATTGTGGCAAATGACAATCATTCCTGCTTGAAATTTTCTCCTCTTGGCTTCCATCATACTAACtcctcttattccttttttttgacTTCCTTACCCATAAAAACCAGTCCCAGTTTTGTGTTTTCCTATTCTCCCTCATCCTCATCTGCTGCCCAAGGTTTTAACTTTCCTATGTGGGCAGGCAACCTCCACATAGCTCTAGTTCTTTTTTCCTAAACTCTAGCCACTATTACTGCCTTCAAATTTCCACCTACATATTCTATCTTCACTTTGAACTCAACATGTTTAAAGCTGAACTCATATTCTAAAGCTGTTGTTTTCTAAAACtggtttttccttcctttccttcttttaaaaagatcaacTTATCCTGATCTCCCACAATCAATCTGGAAGCTCTAGGATTGAGTTTTACGGGACCTTTTAATCCATCTTGTCTAAACTTCTTTCACGAGTAGGAATAATGTAACATTCTTGAcaattgcttaaatttttttttaagcaatgaaCACCCTACTTCACAGGCTGGCCCATTTTTCAACAGGGTAATTAGAAAGTTTTGGTTATCCTTCCATCTCAGTTGATACAATCATGGGATCGTAACACTTTGTAATCCTTACAGTATATATTTTTCTGATTGACCGAGCAAAAAACAATGTCATTGAAGTCATGAACCCTTGATGAAACACTTGATCTTTAAAATATGTCCCATCTGAGATTTTAGGTAAGAATGAACAATTATGGAAGGTCTGTGAGAAGGAAATGTGCAGGGGATGAAGATAGATTTTATTTCCCTCCTCCACTGCTCCAGTGGTCATGATATCTAGTGGTAAGAGGAACTCATTTGGAAAGAGGCACCCCTCTCAAGCAGTTGGAAAGTCAGTTCAGAAGTTTGATACCTGAGGAAGCAAAGAGATATAATCTCTTTGACAGACATGAGGAAAGTCACTAATTTGTGGCCAGAAGCAGCTTCAAAGAGCATGCTCTCTTAAAGCACAGAACAGAACAGATGGGGACTTGAGCTAACTCTGACAATCACAAATTCAGTTGTGAAGAGGGTTGAAATATCAGAACCCCAGTGAAGAGGGTTGAAACATCAGAACCCCACTCAATAGACCCCAAGGTAAGGTGGGCAGCCTTCATGATAATTACATTAAGAGAGAGACACATCTGTAATTGCTATTTTCCTTGGCCACGTGTATTCCCCACATTATCATTGTTTGCTAAACTTGAGCCTACTATTCACATGCCATTTTTGAGAGAATATGAGcctctatttttattatcttattaaatGCTATTGACAACAATGAATTGTCTCTACCGGATTACTATTTTTGGGAAGCAACATTGGTTCTGGGCTCATGAGCTATTGTAGTAGAAGTGCAGATCCACAGACTATTCTCTGGAACCTGGGAGTAGCAGTTGCCCTCTGGAGGCCCCAACCCACCAATGTTGGTGTTCTCA
This genomic window contains:
- the RUSC2 gene encoding AP-4 complex accessory subunit RUSC2 isoform X3, translating into MPSAELSRMDSPPKLTGETLIVHHIPLVHCQVPDRQCCGGGGAGNGSSRTNPFCPPELGHPDRDLTQADSLLYSRVLPASGGAVGPGDGPKSRIRDGRGPGVPKRHNPFLIKEGEPEEPYGDCDSSTQQSFHLHGSRQPPFQLATLGPGTGKTWGSTNSRAGVVEGQEQEPLSSSEAQKCSHGHHCPPELETETMELDEGGGPGASDTSGFSFDQEWKLSLDESPRNPGVRACGCSGSGSRNCRCSSTSSQSEVADQSMGYVSDSSCNSSDGVLVTFSALYNKMHGHSRANLNSAPLSCSDSSFCSHSDPGAFYLDLHPSPAESKMSCESHHPDSGGGDEGCGCPHASSPELDANCNSYRPHCEPCPAAADLTACFQSQARLVVATQNYYKLVTCDLSSQSSPSPAGSSITSCSEEHTKGSPGPVSGQPTEYYLFQKPETHTEEQKAKSSPTEVGPGAGPDVIEGQVYVNVSPPNLSSGRQRSRSYDRSLERSPPNRLGSLERMLSCPVRLSEGPSSLAGPSSPPRRVTSFAELAKGRKKVGGSGSPPLRLSTGDSSLEFSPIPESQRDGTGPLDEGARCSHSLPSLPLGLCLDPSSLEAQAEQGSRDGLQQGPQSNEVQATSFGAAGQASLALLMEPSSPFSAVPASSHAQRDIRARADGGSAENRPVLRYSKEQRPTTLPIQPFVFQHHFPKQLPKTRALHGLSQLYGLSGSNRSQAPVLLAATSQGSVLAPSAQATAPAPRTVDGAASLSEESTRKAAPDPDTSRPSPLGSYSPIRSSGPFGTSTNSSSASGSPPEHTVDGPPPRSRSCPAAANLIPVRQALMPGPTPQLEAPERLPPEPSPLLSEYRLHGAGNLSHLGPTGPSLSRAESLARGGANHLSPQALKWREYRRKNPLGPPGLGGSLDRRPQETRLARRNPLFEFPGPLSAAGHLQCRLNGQAVKQLPLSHADFSDPFSLAEKPPAEFCLSPDGNTEAVSIDLLQKKGLVKDVNTAVDLIVAHFGTSRDPGVKAKLGNSSVSPNVGHLVLKYLCPAVQAVLGDGLKAFVLDVIIGQRKNMPWSVVEASTQLGPSTKILHGLYNKVSQFPELTSHTMRFNAFILGLLNIRSLEFWFNHLYNHEDIIQAHYQPWGFLSAAHTVCPGLFEELLLLLQPLALLPFNLDLLFQHRLLQNGRQQQQQKELLRVSQGLLLSAHSTLQLARAREQEGHGGTDGAAPGERVKGVGAPAGGEEEEKVAATVAEVQAGAGQGGRARNGQAGWWYQLMQSSQVYIDGTGEGSRFPRSSEKKKVAGGSQAPPPREGVVEGAEACPTAEEAPSRERGWPFWMGSPPDSVLAELRRSREREGPVAPQGSSEEGTQQESTTGGIKWGHLFGSRKTQREARPLNRLPSDWLSLDKSVFQLVAQTVGARRESESRDGPEEPPALDLPPNLPCEVQALCHHLATGPGQLSFCKGDVLRVLGPAGGDWLRCGRGSDTGLVPLAYVTPAPTPTFTPRGTQD